The Chthoniobacterales bacterium nucleotide sequence TGCGGATCGGATCCATCGAACTGACCGCAGCCCTGGCACTTGTGGCGGTCGATATTCTGGGAGCGCTGCTGGCCCACTATCGGCAGGGAAACCTCTGCCGTATTCGCTGTTTGATCGCCGTGGCAGATGATCAGGAGAAACCCTACATCCGCCATCGCAACCGCTTGCGCGACCGGGCCATTCGTGGGCTGGGGTCGCTAATGATTGCCGGCTCGGCCGCTTGGAAGATTACCTCCTTCACAAGTATTGGCAGCCTCAACGAAACCCCAACGGCAATCATTGCGCTGATGGGGCTCGTCTATATTTCAGCCGCCTTTTTGCATTGGCGCTGCACCGGTTACGCAATCGCGCATGCCTGGCTGACACTGGGTTTAAGAATGGAATGGCGGCGCACATTAGGCGAGGATCGCTCTACGGCGAAATGCGTTATCCATGCCTCTCGCAACTATCTCTTCGAGAGCCAACTGCCGCTCCGGGAATGCACGGTGAACCGCCACGCGCTGATCGGTATCGGCGACACCCGATACACCCTGCGCACCTGGGGGCTGCTCCTTGATCACGATCTGGCTACGCTGGCCGCGGCGCAGGATTGTCCCGAGACGCGCAATAGCGTGAAAGATGCGGGGCTACGTGCGCAGTTGACGATGCTGGATGAGGAACCGGTCCGCCCCATCACGATGCCAAATGAGGTGCCCGCAGAAAGCGATGAGCAACATCAGCCGCAAACTTCTCGCAATGGCACCCAGCAGACGACTGCGCCGTTTGTACGCCAAGCCGCGCTCCTGCTCCTCTCGGCAGCGCTCGCCAGCGGTTTTTCCGGCTGCGGTAATCCGCCGACGCCGAAAAGTGTCGTCGAGTTGAAGGTTATCGTGCCGGCTTCCGTGTTGACCGATGGACACGCGCTGCCGGAGGCGTTGATCGACCTTCTGGCGCCGGCAAAGTCTGCGACTGCCAATGGAAAGGCCTCGGTCGTCGTCCCGGCGATTTCGCTCATGGTTGCGGGCGGCGGGAAACGCGAGCCGGTGACGATCAAGTCAAAGGCTGATCCGGGCTTCGTGGCGGGCACCTACGGTGCTGAACCCCCAGGCAGGCAACAACTCGCAAGCATCCGTGAGCAATTGCGGGCGCTGAAGCTGGAACCAAAAAGCGCGCCGGCCACCGGCCCGAACGATCCTGTTTCTCCGGAGGGCCCCTCGATGGAAGAGCTCGTCCTGGACAAGGAGGGCAAGCCTCAGGGGAAAGCGCTCGCCTTTGAACCCGGGGTAAAGGATACGCCGCCGGTGAAAATCGGCAATAACGAGGTGCCGGCATTTGGCGATGCCACGGAAATCAGCCGCGTGATCGTCGACGCCATCGCCGTCGGGGAATCCAAGTTCACTTTGCTCTACGCAGTAAAGGATTTGCTTTCGTCGCCCCCGACGGAGCTTGCGCAGGTCGTTGAGACCAAACCACCGGTTGCGCCAGAACCTCCACCGGAGGAGTTGCCCTCGAAACCGCGTATCGTCTCGCTTAACGAACAGTACAGTCACGCCGCGCTCGTGGATCACGCGGAATTGCAGCTGGTGATTAAGTTCAACTCAGGTAGTTCGGAACTAAGCTTCGAGGCCGTAAAGGAAATCGAACGCCTGGCGGAAAAGGCTGCCACCATCGGCCCTGCGGCAGGCCAGTGGATCGTCATTGGATATGCCGACGGAAAAGGAACAGAGGAACTTCGTGACCATCTCTCCTTGGATCGCGGACTGCGGACCGCCGCTGAAATGTCTTCCTGCGGAATGAAGGTCGCCATCGTAGCCGGTGCAGGTTCCACCCGCCCTGCTGGGCCCAACGAAACCGCAACTGGGCGGGCGCAGAATCGTCGGGTGATCGTCTACTGGAAACCCTCCACGGCGGCGAATTGAGGCCCCGCCGGAAAAACGAGGCGAGCAGGCGGTCTTCCACGATCGCCTGCTCTGCATCTGTCATGGCCTCTATGGAAGGAGGGCGTGATTCACCACCCGACGCAGGAAGCTGTCGATGAAAGCTGTCGTCACGGACTCGTCCGAAATCCAACTTCTGATAAGGTATTATCAATGCCCGCCACCCTCGCACAGCTTCTATCGGTCCATTCCCGGCTGGCCGAGGAAGCGATTGAGTTTCTCGAGCGCTTTGCGGAGGCGGTGGATCTGACCCCGTGGGAATTTTGCGGGAAAAAGCTCAAAGCAGGCTCCGCGTTCATTGAGCCGATTGTCCTGACGCAGCGCGAAATTCGCAAGGAGGACGATACCCTCGGCCGCAAGGCTCAGGGGCAGTCACTCGGTGGCAGCACGATCTCGCTTACCGACGAGATGTTGATGAAGCAATACGAGCGCACGCGGCTCTCTGGTAAGCATCAAGAGAAGCGCTGGAGCCAGGTGCTTCGTGCTGCCGGGAGACTTCGGTTGGTCGTGACCGGCGAGCCGGGCGGCGGCAAGACCTGCGCCACGCGCTGCACCGCGGCGGAAGTCGCGCGCGAGCGCGGCGCGTTTGCGCGGGCACGAGTCGGATATAAACGAGGTCACGTTTCCGCTATGGCTCATGGCCACTGACGTCGCTAAATTGCCGGACAGCATCGACCTGTCCGACGCGCTGCTCTCCGGCTCGCTCGTGCGACCGGCACTCGCCGGGTTCAGCGGTCGTCGCAATTTCCAGCACAACTGGGACAAAAATCTGCCAAACCGACTTCAACAGTGCAAGTCTGCCGCGTCCGTGTGCTAGAATTTGTGCTAGATCGAGCAGGTTTCTGCTCTCCATCGCTAGAATTGGTGTAATTCGCCGCTACAGGCGTTTTTCCCTCGTAAACACAATTTGCTTTGAAATAAAAAGCGACGCTTTGAAATCAATGATTTCGCAATCCTAAGTCTGGCGCGTCGAGAAACGCCAAAGATAGTAAAACAAAGCGGAAATTAGATTTTACGGTTCACACCCATTGCGATTCTGGAGGATGCTCAATCTTAATTGCACGCCATTCATTATTGAATGAGACACGCGGATGGTTTAGGTCCGATTTGTCCCCGACGGGCCAGAAATGAAACGCGAAACACCGTATTTCGATCACTGGGTGCGAGCTGCTGCGCGCAAACTGGCTCGTCGAGGTGCCAAAGCCGAGCTCGCCAGACATCTCGCCGAACGATATGGTCGCCCGGCACGATCATGGGAATCAAATCTCGCGAAAATACTCTCCCGGAATCGGTTGCCAAATGCAGAAGTTATTCTGGCGATTGACCACTGGCTCGCCCGTCGCACACCAACGAAAAAGGCCAGACGATAAGCTTAGTTATTCATAACAAAAAGCGTCGAGCATTTGACGGTCGCGAGAAGGAAACGACACCCTTGTTTGTTCGCTATTTCACATAGGAATTGACGTGACATTGTGATCTTATTAGGACACATTATTCCCATCAAACTTCAAATTACGGTCATGCGCTACGGTCGCCGGAATTGGGCCGTTTATGTAAACGGTGAATTGCTCGTTGTGGCTGTTTACAAGAAGGGTGCGCTGGCAGTCCAGAAGGCGATTGCGGGCAAACTTCGAAAGCATCGTGACGGTTCGACAGACTCTTTGAAAGAGACAAATCTGATACCCCAATCTGATACCGGTTGCCTTTCCTGGCGGCAAAATGGCGCAAAACTGCACAGCACCAAAACTTCATCGGTTCAACCGAAATGATTCTGCGTCAGGGAATAACAACGCCACGCAAAACCAAGCAAAAACACCGAAAACCCATTTTGAGTCTTTTCAGTCCTCTGCTCTACCAACTGAGCTACCCAGCCGATGGCGCGGACGCCTGGAAGTCGTCGTCGCGAGGGCGTCACTATGCAACAAACCGGTTGTAGGGCAAGCGCTCCGCTTGCCGCGTTTCTCCCGCCCGGCAGGCGGAGCGCCCGCCCTACAAAAAACTGCGCGGGAGATTTACGGCGGTCGCAAGGAGGTGCAGATATTCAGCGCGCGGGATTTCAACGGCGCCGAACTGGCGCAGGTGCGGCGTGGTCCATTGAGTGTCCAAAAGGAGAAACTTCCGCTCTCGCAACCGTTCCACGAGGGCCAGGAGAGCAATCTTCGAGGCATCGCGGACCTGATGGAACATCGACTCGCCGAAAAACGCGCCGCCGATCGACACCCCGTAGAGGCCGCCGGCGAGCTGGCCATCTTGCCACGCCTCAACGGAATGAGCATGTCCCAGCCGATGGAGTCGCGTGTAACTCTCAATGATCTCAGCGTTGATCCAGGTTTCGTCGCGGTGCGCGCATTGACGCATCACTTCGGTGAAGGAAGCGTCGACCCGGATCTCGAAAGTTTTCTTCCGCTTGATCCGCTGGAGGGTATGAGGGACGTGAAATTCCTCCAGCGGCAGGATCGCGCGCGGGTCGGGCGAAAACCACCCAATCTCGCCGTCCTCCATCGCCATGGGGAAAACGCCCAGCCGGTATCCCTGGAGCAAGACTTCGGGATCAATCATTCGGGAAAAAGTGACATGTGACGAGTGACGTGTGACAAGAAAAGAAGTTCGCGACAACGCCAGATTCGAAGCTCGTCACTCGCCACTTGTCACTCGTCACTTTCTTCATTATTGTCAGCGCTTGAAGGCACTCTCCATCGCTTTCTTTATCCTCACCGCCCTCTTCCTGGGCGGTTGCGCCGATCCGCTCGAAAAATCGCTGGGGCAAGAGGCTGGCGAAAAATTTAAACGCGGCATCCGCGGGGAAGGCACCCTGGGCCCGATGAATCGCGACGACGATCCCTACATTCAGGAGCGCCATTAGCCGTGAAGACCGCTGCTCCGTCCGCCCATTCCAAGATTCTCCTTCTCGATTTCGGGTCGCAATACACCCAGGTGATCGCCCGGCGGATTCGCGAATGCCAGGTCTATTCGGAAATCGTTCGCTTCAACATCCCGGCCGAGGAAGTGGCAGCCCTCCAGCCGAAGGGGATCGTGCTTTCCGGAGGTCCGGCGAGCGTTTACGACGAACGGGCGCCCCTGCCCGACCCCAAGATCTTTTCGCTCGGCATTCCGGTTTTGGGGATTTGCTACGGAATGCAATTGATGGCGCATCATCTCGGCGGCCAGGTAGAATTCAGCGAGCGACGCGAATACGGCGCGGGAATGTTGCAGATCCTTGACGGATCGCGGCTCTTCGACGGAGTGGGTGAACAAATCGACATCTGGTGCAGCCACGCCGACAAAGTGACCGCGATGCCTCCCGGGTTTCGCAGCTCCGCCCGGACGGAAAACGCGCCCTTTGCCGCGATGGAAGATACGGACCGCAAATTGTACGCGCTCCAATTCCATCCGGAGGTCGCGCACACGCCGCGCGGAAAAGAAATCATCCAGAATTTCGTCTTTCACATTTGCGGCTGCGCCATGGACTGGACGATGGGCTCGTTTATCGAGGAAGCCTGCGATCGGGTCCGCCGGCAGGTGGGCGACCAGAAAGTGGTGCTCGGCCTGAGCGGCGGGGTTGATTCCTCCGTGGTCGCGGCGCTCCTGCACAAAGCGATCGGCGACCAGCTCACCTGCATTTTCGTTAACAACGGGCTACTCCGCTCGCGAGAGGAAGAAATTGTCCAGCGCGTTTTCGAGGAAAATTTTCATATCCGGCTGAAGTACGTCGACGCGGCTGGGCGTTTCCTGAAACTCTTGGAAGGCGTGACCGATCCGGAGACGAAACGCAAAATAATCGGGCGCGAATTCGTCAAGGTCTTCGAAGAGGCGACCGAGGAATTGCTCGCGGAAGATGCCGCCGATGGTTCGGGCGGGCACGGCGGCTACCATTTCCTCGCGCAGGGAACGCTCTATCCGGACGTGATCGAAAGCGTGGCCATTGGCGGCAACCCGGCGCACGTGATCAAGAGTCATCACAACGTCGGCGGATTGCCGGAAAAGATGCATTTCGAGCTGGTCGAGCCGGTCCGGCAATTATTTAAGGATGAAGTCCGGCAGGCGGGACTGCAATTGGGCCTGCCGAAGGAGATTGTCTACCGGCAGCCATTTCCCGGCCCGGGCCTGGCGGTGCGAATTCTTGGGGAAGTGACGCCGGAGCGCCTCCGGATTTTGCGGGATGCCGACACGATCGTCACGAGCGAGATGGAAGCGGCGGACTGGTATTACAAAGTCTGGCAATCGTTCGCGGTCCTCCTGCCGGTGCAATCGGTGGGGGTAATGGGCGACCAGCGCACCTATGAAAACACGATCGCGTTGCGCATCGTGGAGAGCCAGGACGGGATGACCGCCGACTGGGTTCGCGTGCCTTACGAATTGCTGGCGCGGATCAGCAACCGGATCGTGAACGAAGTCAAAGGCGTGAACCGCGTCTGCTACGACATTTCCACGAAGCCCCCGAGCACAATCGAGTGGGAGTGATCGGATTTTCGAATTTCGACACCGAAATGCTTCGGTGCTCGCGATTAATTCGGAGTTGCCGATTTGCGATTTTTGATTGCTAATCGGCTTCGTGAACGCCGAGCAGCAGCGCCTCGCGGAGAATAAGAAGGACGAGCGCTGGCATCTCTGGGGTCCGTATCTGGCGGAGCGCGCCTGGGGCACGGTCCGCGAGGATTACAGCGCTAATGGGGACGCCTGGAATTATTTCCCGCACGATCACGCCCGGTCCCGCGCGTTCCGCTGGGGCGAGGACGGAATCGGCGGGATTTCGGACTTCAAGCAGCGGCTCTGCCTGGCCTTTGCGTTTTGGAACGGTCGCGATCCCATCCTGAAAGAGCGGCTGTTCGGCCTGACCGGTCCGCAGGGTTCGCACGGCGAAGATGTAAAGGAGGTCTACTTTTACGTCGACAGCACGCCGACTCATTCCTACATGCGGATGCTTTATCGGTATCCGCAGGCCGCGTTTCCCTATGATGAGTTGGTGACGGTCAACTCCGGCCGGCCCAAGCGCGAGCCGGACGTCGAGCTCTGGGACCTGGGTGTCTTTCGGGATAACCGCTACTTCGATATCCTGCTGGAATACGCCAAGGTCGACGCGGACGATATTTTCATCCGGATTACAGCGACGAACCGGGGGCCCGCGCCTGCCGATCTTCACTTGCTGCCGACGCTTTGGTTTCGCAATACCTGGTCATGGGGCAGCGACCGTCGCCTTCCCTCCCTGCGCGCCAGCTCGGACCTGATCAGCCATTGCCCGACCATCCAGGCAGTGCACGACGCGCTGGGCGAATACAAACTCCACTGCGACGGCCGCCCGGATCTTCTTTTCACCGAGAACGAGACCAACACCGAGCGGCTCTTCTCTTCCCGCAACAAGGTGAAATTCGTGAAGGATGGCATCAACGATTTCATCGTGCATGGCCGCAAGGAGGCGGTAAATCCGGAGCGCGCCGGGACGAAAGCGGCCGCGCACTACCGATTTACGATTGGGGCTGGCGAGAGCGAAACGGTGCGGCTTTGGTTCGGACGCGTGGGCGAACCACCAGTGGAAGCGGAGTCTCCCGGCGAGCCTGGCGCCCATCCCCGGCCGGTCTGCCTCCCGGTTCTGGGGCATGAAGCATTCGAACATTTCGACGGAGTTTTTCGAACGCGAAAAGACGAGGCCGACCAATTTTATGCGGGGCTGGAACCGGCGTCCCTGAGCCAGGAACACAGGCTGATCCATCGCCAGGCGCTGGCCGGGATGCTCTGGAGCAAGCAGTTTTATTACTACGTCATTGAGGAATGGCTCGAGGGTGATTCGCGCCAGCCGCCTCCACCGCCTGAGCGCCGGAAAGGCCGCAACGCCGAGTGGCGCCATCTCTATAACGAGCGTGTCATGTCGATGCCGGACAAGTGGGAATATCCCTGGTATGCGGCCTGGGACCTGGCGTTCCATTGCATTCCCCTGGCCCTGGTCGATTCAAAATTCGCGAAGGACCAGCTCGATATCATTTTGCGCGAATGGTATCAACATCCCAACGGCCAGATCCCCGCTTACGAGTGGAACTTTAGCGACGTCAATCCGCCCGTAATGGCCTGGGCGGCATGGCGAGTTTACAAAATCGAGGAGAAACAATCCGGCCAAGGCGACCGCGCTTTTCTCGAGACGGTTTTCCACAAGCTCCTCATCTCTTTCACCTGGTGGGTGAACCGGAAGGATTCGGAAGGAAAAAACATTTTCCAAGGCGGCTTTCTCGGTCTCGATAACATCGGCGTCTTCGATCGGAGCGCGCCCCTGCCGGGAGGCGGCTATCTGGAGCAAAGTGACGGCACCAGCTGGATGGGAATGTTCTGCCTCAACCTGATGCGGATGGCGCTGGAGCTGGCGCGCCAGAATCCGGTTTACGAAAATATCGCCACCAAGTTCTTTGAGCATTTTCTCGGCATTGCCGGAGCGATGAACAATCTCGGCGGACAGGGGATCGGTCTTTGGGACGAGCCGGACGAATTTTTCTACGACGTCCTCCACATGCCCGACGGTCGCTACCTGCCGCTGCGAGTTCGTTCGCTGGTCGGCCTGATGCCGCTGCTCGCCGTGGAGACAATTGAGCCCGAGCTTTTGGACGCCATGCCAGGATTCAAAGAGCGCCTCGAATGGTACCTGGAACATCGGCCTGATCTCGCCAGCCTGATCTCGCGCTGGCACGAACCGGGGGCCGGCGATCGCCGCCTGGTTTCCCTGACCCGCGGCCATCGCATGAAGTGCCTTCTTCGCCGGATGCTGCACCCGGACGAATTTCTGAGCGACTACGGCGTCCGTTCGCTCAGCAAATTCCACGCGACGCATCCTTACGTTCTTTACACCGAGGATGGCGCGCAACGGGTGGTTAACTACGAACCAGGCGAATCGCAGACGAATATTTTCGGCGGAAACTCAAACTGGCGCGGCCCGGTTTGGCTGCCGATCAATTACCTGCTCATCGAGTCCCTCCAGAAGTTCCACCATTACTACGGCGACGATTTCAAAGTCGAATGCCCGACAGGTTCCGGCCAGCTCCTGACCCTGAATGAAATTGCCAACGACTTATCGAACCGCCTGATCCGCCTCTGGCTTCGGAACAGAAACGGCGCCCGTCCCTTCGAAGGCGCCAGCGGCGATGCCCTGAAAGCGGAACACGATCGCGACCTTTATTGGTTCCACGAATATTTTCACGGCGATACCGGGGCCGGCCTGGGCGCGAGTCATCAAACCGGTTGGACAGGCCTGGTAGCGAAGCTGATTCACCAACAAGGCGAAGGCGGCACCATAACCAGGCGCGATCCGTTTACGGACCTCTAGAACTGGAGAGGGCACGCCCTCGTGCCGTTGGGGGAAAACGCCACTGAAAAGCTCCTCTCCCCGGCGCGATGGCGCGCCGGCTCCAATTTTTCACCGCCGCATGATATGAATGGCGAGAATCCGGCTCTGATGGCGCGCGAGCAGGTAATCGATGAAATCGCCGATGATGGAATTCGGCTTGTTGCCCAGCTTCGTCACGACCCGGCAAATCAGAACGCCGGTGCGGCTGTGCCATTCGAGATTGATCACGCCGTGCGCTTCCTGGCTGTGAATTTTCGCCCAGCCATGCGGACGTCCCGCGCGGAAATGCTCGGTGGGGATGAGATTGAATTTCTTCTCGAGCTGCGGATCGCTCATGATCCGGTTGCGCAACGACCCGCCGCCTGTGGTCACCACCTGGATTACCGTTTGCATTCGTTAGGCTTCCTCTAACGAACGAAACATCACGTAAGCGTCAACCAATCCTTTGTCGGCGTGGCGAAAAGCCCCCGGCAAAGTGCCGACGATCCTAAATCCAAGCTCCTGCCAGAGACGGAGGGCGGATTCATTCGTCGCGATGACAAAATTGAATTGCATGGCGCGATACCCGAGCCGCCGCGCTTCCGCGAGCGCATGCTCTCCCATCGCCCGACCCACCCCGAGACGGCGGGCGGCAGGATCGACCATGAAGCCCGCGTTCGAAACATGGTTACCCAACCCGGGGCGATTCGGGCGCAGAATGTAACTGCCGACAACCTCCCCTGGAGTTCAGCCACGTACGTCCGGGTTCCCTTCGCGAACCAATACGCCTCAGCTTCCTCGCGAGGTGTCTTCGGGTCGTAAACAAAGGCGTCGCCCGGCGCGACGGTGGCGCGAAAAATTTCCCAGACCGCCTCGCGATCCTGAGCGGTTGCTTCGCGGATGGTCAACTGGTCGCCGGCAATGGACGTTTCCACAGGAACAACAATCCCCCGAGAACGAGAAAATCGAGGGCAAGATGCCACGAGAAACTGAGATAGGTGCTCGCATGCCCGAAGCACCCGCAGCTCACGTCTAGTCCACGCGCTTTAGCAACGATACTGGCAACGATAAAGAGAGACATCAGGCCCGTCACCATGAAAACGCTGCCGCGATAAAGAACGCGCGTGATTAAGGCGAGCCCGCACAAGATTTCGAGCCACGGAAGATAGAGCGCGAGCCAGACACTGCTCGACCAGGGCAGCATCTTGTAGTTGTCGATATCCCGCGCGAACTCGACTGGATCGATGACCTTGACGATCCCGGCATAAACGAACAGCCCACCGATCAGAATAGCCACGACCCGTTTCATTTTTTCGCCTGCCACGCTTCCCAGCCGCCCTTGAGAATCCGGATCTCGTTAGGCAGTTTGGCTTCTTTCCGAAGCCGTCGCGCCACGTCTTCCGCGAGGTTGCAGCTAGCGGCACTGCAATAGACCACGATCTTTTTTTCCGGAAGCCACTCGTTCCCAAGGAATCGAGCCAGCCCTTCGCTCCAGCGATCTTCATTGAGCGAAACCGCGCCGGGAATGTGGTCGCGCTCGAATTCATCCGCTGGCCGCGCATCGATCCAGATGACGTTGGCGCCCCAACCTTGCGCCGTCGCGACGTCGACCAAATCAGACTCCGCGACGCGTGCGTTCCACGGAATTTTGTCCCGCAGGTAAACCGCCTCGACAACAGCCGGCAACAGGGCGAGGGCCACGAGCACCGCGCTCTGCCGGAACAGTGCTTTCACGAACTAAGGCTTGGCAGGAGGGGCCGCAGGGGCAGTCGTCGGAGGCAACACGCGCGCGGACGCGTAGAAAACTTTCGCCGGAGTGACCGCGGCATCGGGCTTGACCGTCAAGGTGGCGTTGAGGGCCTTGTCGGTCTCTTTCGGCTGGACGTTGATCTTGAATTCGCCGGGCCCGGAGCCGGGTTCCACCTTCGTGGTAAATTCCGTGCTCGAAGATGTGACCTCGATATTCTTGACGGTCACATCCTTACCGGCCTTGGCGAGAATCGTTTTGGCTTTGGCAGCTTCGCCCGCCTGCCAGGCGACGTTTGGTGGATCGAGGTCGAGGACCGAAGTGATCATTGCTTTGAGGGTCAGCACGGTCGTCGGAGCCTGGGCATCATCCGTTTCAACGGTGATCGTCTTCTGCTGCAAACCAGTGCGATCGCCGATATTGAAGGTCGCGGTGATTTCACCCTTTTCCCCAGGCGCCACATCATTCTTGGCCAGTGCCGCCGTGGTGCAGCCGCACGATGGGCGCACCGCATTAAAATGGACCGGTTTGTCGCCTTTGTTTTCGTATTTGAAAACGCCGACCGCGGTCGCAGCGCCGAGCGCCGGTTTCAGTTCCAGCTCGGTCTTTTCCCAGGACAACGACGCCTGCGCAGCAGCAGCGATCGCAAGAGAAAAGAGACCGACGAGTAAAGTCTTTTTGCCGTTCATACCGGAAAGCAAAACGGGGTACGCCTGCGGTGTCAAACAATCTCAACATTTGGAGGCGGCCTGCCCCCAGGCCGTAGGGGGAAAACGGCTACTGCGGGGCGAGGGCGGGCTCCCCTTCCGGCACGGTGGCGTGCCGGCTCCAAAGCAGCACGAGGGCGTACCGGCTTCAACTCAGTTGAGCTGGTAAACTTCGACGACGGCCACTCCGGTCGTTTCATTCGCACCGCGAACGATTGCCGTATAGGCCCCGGGCGAAAGCGACACGAGGATGGCCGATTCCGCGTTGTTAGCCGGGGCCAGGCCCGTCTGACTGATGGCCGCTTCCTGCGTCGAACGCCAGTTGTCGTTCGAGGCCATCAGGGCGCCATCAGGGTCCCGGAGCTCGAGAATGGGATCGGTCATTGCCCCCGGAAGCGGAAGCGACGGGCCGATGGCGCGCACAATCACGTTGGCGGCTGATTGTCCCGCCACGATCAAGCCGCCGATCAGGACAGCGTCACCCGACTGGACCGAGGCCCGCGTTGA carries:
- a CDS encoding OmpA family protein, with translation MKTSTFNHLIHMPQYEDHQYEPSREIKQRFLATRKHDPTIGATPHTGLFHTANVFGDTFGLILALGLETYGLANLMRIGSIELTAALALVAVDILGALLAHYRQGNLCRIRCLIAVADDQEKPYIRHRNRLRDRAIRGLGSLMIAGSAAWKITSFTSIGSLNETPTAIIALMGLVYISAAFLHWRCTGYAIAHAWLTLGLRMEWRRTLGEDRSTAKCVIHASRNYLFESQLPLRECTVNRHALIGIGDTRYTLRTWGLLLDHDLATLAAAQDCPETRNSVKDAGLRAQLTMLDEEPVRPITMPNEVPAESDEQHQPQTSRNGTQQTTAPFVRQAALLLLSAALASGFSGCGNPPTPKSVVELKVIVPASVLTDGHALPEALIDLLAPAKSATANGKASVVVPAISLMVAGGGKREPVTIKSKADPGFVAGTYGAEPPGRQQLASIREQLRALKLEPKSAPATGPNDPVSPEGPSMEELVLDKEGKPQGKALAFEPGVKDTPPVKIGNNEVPAFGDATEISRVIVDAIAVGESKFTLLYAVKDLLSSPPTELAQVVETKPPVAPEPPPEELPSKPRIVSLNEQYSHAALVDHAELQLVIKFNSGSSELSFEAVKEIERLAEKAATIGPAAGQWIVIGYADGKGTEELRDHLSLDRGLRTAAEMSSCGMKVAIVAGAGSTRPAGPNETATGRAQNRRVIVYWKPSTAAN
- the aat gene encoding leucyl/phenylalanyl-tRNA--protein transferase codes for the protein MIDPEVLLQGYRLGVFPMAMEDGEIGWFSPDPRAILPLEEFHVPHTLQRIKRKKTFEIRVDASFTEVMRQCAHRDETWINAEIIESYTRLHRLGHAHSVEAWQDGQLAGGLYGVSIGGAFFGESMFHQVRDASKIALLALVERLRERKFLLLDTQWTTPHLRQFGAVEIPRAEYLHLLATAVNLPRSFL
- the guaA gene encoding glutamine-hydrolyzing GMP synthase; the protein is MKTAAPSAHSKILLLDFGSQYTQVIARRIRECQVYSEIVRFNIPAEEVAALQPKGIVLSGGPASVYDERAPLPDPKIFSLGIPVLGICYGMQLMAHHLGGQVEFSERREYGAGMLQILDGSRLFDGVGEQIDIWCSHADKVTAMPPGFRSSARTENAPFAAMEDTDRKLYALQFHPEVAHTPRGKEIIQNFVFHICGCAMDWTMGSFIEEACDRVRRQVGDQKVVLGLSGGVDSSVVAALLHKAIGDQLTCIFVNNGLLRSREEEIVQRVFEENFHIRLKYVDAAGRFLKLLEGVTDPETKRKIIGREFVKVFEEATEELLAEDAADGSGGHGGYHFLAQGTLYPDVIESVAIGGNPAHVIKSHHNVGGLPEKMHFELVEPVRQLFKDEVRQAGLQLGLPKEIVYRQPFPGPGLAVRILGEVTPERLRILRDADTIVTSEMEAADWYYKVWQSFAVLLPVQSVGVMGDQRTYENTIALRIVESQDGMTADWVRVPYELLARISNRIVNEVKGVNRVCYDISTKPPSTIEWE
- a CDS encoding MauE/DoxX family redox-associated membrane protein, giving the protein MKRVVAILIGGLFVYAGIVKVIDPVEFARDIDNYKMLPWSSSVWLALYLPWLEILCGLALITRVLYRGSVFMVTGLMSLFIVASIVAKARGLDVSCGCFGHASTYLSFSWHLALDFLVLGGLLFLWKRPLPATS
- a CDS encoding rhodanese-like domain-containing protein — translated: MKALFRQSAVLVALALLPAVVEAVYLRDKIPWNARVAESDLVDVATAQGWGANVIWIDARPADEFERDHIPGAVSLNEDRWSEGLARFLGNEWLPEKKIVVYCSAASCNLAEDVARRLRKEAKLPNEIRILKGGWEAWQAKK
- a CDS encoding DUF1573 domain-containing protein; the protein is MNGKKTLLVGLFSLAIAAAAQASLSWEKTELELKPALGAATAVGVFKYENKGDKPVHFNAVRPSCGCTTAALAKNDVAPGEKGEITATFNIGDRTGLQQKTITVETDDAQAPTTVLTLKAMITSVLDLDPPNVAWQAGEAAKAKTILAKAGKDVTVKNIEVTSSSTEFTTKVEPGSGPGEFKINVQPKETDKALNATLTVKPDAAVTPAKVFYASARVLPPTTAPAAPPAKP